In Gammaproteobacteria bacterium (ex Lamellibrachia satsuma), a single genomic region encodes these proteins:
- a CDS encoding foldase, whose protein sequence is MKLLSVIQRSLLLATILAAPQSYAIAESQVLATAGEMSVTADDLKSAMASSPFATQFPSMDREDQALVRGSLLQRLVASKLLHQEAKRLEIDKTEAFQQDVETFRLGLLYRHFMDKLREGISVPEDVTASIKQQYPNDTNGAAAARAAYLSDCYRAMRYLTIKNLRNKYNIKVYESRIQPHQMSDDTVLLEGDGILITYKHAVGNQVNPSQNKTWLMERLYQRAELLVIAKAADGEGVDLSDRLNSYRDERLPAMMIEQKQREWISGKDTLKNYYDAHPEFSRTMERWHIGQVVLSSHEDAEAVSLRIKAGESLFLLAGELSIDPYGKRMRGDMGWVKEGAGHPDIEKAISGLEDNQLSEIVQTPAGFHLVMILERSPSLKRTFASMRDKVAQSLISEKSADYFNGLSERYKVVWNLIGEKH, encoded by the coding sequence ATGAAGTTGCTGTCTGTTATTCAGCGCAGTCTGTTGCTCGCCACCATCCTTGCTGCGCCACAAAGTTACGCCATCGCAGAGTCCCAAGTCCTTGCAACTGCAGGTGAAATGAGCGTCACAGCAGATGATCTTAAATCAGCCATGGCCAGCTCTCCGTTTGCAACCCAGTTCCCGTCAATGGATCGGGAAGACCAGGCATTGGTTCGTGGTTCGTTGTTGCAGCGATTGGTCGCCTCAAAGCTGCTCCACCAGGAGGCAAAGCGGTTGGAAATTGATAAAACCGAGGCTTTCCAACAGGACGTTGAGACGTTTCGTCTTGGTCTGCTCTACAGGCACTTTATGGATAAGCTGCGTGAAGGTATCAGTGTGCCGGAGGATGTGACAGCAAGTATCAAGCAACAGTATCCGAATGATACAAATGGCGCAGCCGCTGCAAGGGCTGCCTACCTGTCTGATTGCTATCGCGCCATGCGTTATCTCACCATCAAGAACCTGCGCAACAAATATAACATCAAGGTCTATGAGTCGCGGATTCAGCCACATCAGATGAGCGATGATACGGTATTGCTTGAGGGTGACGGGATTCTCATTACCTATAAGCATGCAGTGGGTAATCAGGTCAATCCATCACAGAACAAGACCTGGCTCATGGAGCGACTCTACCAACGTGCTGAATTGTTGGTGATTGCCAAGGCGGCGGATGGCGAAGGTGTTGATCTGAGTGACAGACTCAACAGTTACCGTGATGAGCGTCTTCCGGCAATGATGATTGAACAGAAACAGAGAGAGTGGATCTCAGGAAAGGATACCCTGAAAAACTACTACGATGCCCATCCTGAATTCAGTCGCACTATGGAGCGTTGGCATATCGGCCAGGTCGTACTTTCAAGCCATGAAGATGCAGAAGCTGTAAGCCTACGCATCAAAGCGGGTGAGAGCCTGTTTCTCCTTGCCGGTGAATTGAGCATTGATCCTTACGGCAAACGCATGCGAGGCGACATGGGTTGGGTCAAAGAGGGGGCAGGTCACCCTGATATTGAGAAGGCCATCAGCGGTCTTGAAGATAATCAGCTGAGTGAGATTGTACAGACCCCTGCAGGGTTTCACCTTGTGATGATCCTTGAGCGCAGTCCCAGCCTCAAACGTACATTTGCGAGTATGCGTGACAAGGTTGCACAGAGCCTGATTTCAGAAAAGTCTGCTGACTATTTCAATGGACTCAGTGAACGCTACAAGGTGGTCTGGAATCTGATTGGAGAGAAGCACTAG
- a CDS encoding YdcF family protein, translated as MKMMGWDGLTTFFLSTLIVLLSLGLSLIPSLRTVCLTARKTPSTAPAKALLIVLGARLEQDAVSARFITRLQRALNLYRQAPPRPIMILGGITSHNLFSEAERGHEWLESEGVSSNDIQMEMRSRNTLENLKHARDLIDQSQRVPVFITSRFHLARCAAMANGLGLPHQLCAAEEKLVFRPSLIFLCLMEAFYLHWYQVGKFWSRLTQNRKSLERIS; from the coding sequence ATGAAGATGATGGGCTGGGATGGGCTGACAACCTTCTTTCTCTCAACGCTGATTGTCCTGCTATCGTTGGGATTGAGCCTGATACCATCACTCCGCACAGTCTGTCTGACTGCAAGAAAGACTCCCTCGACCGCTCCCGCCAAAGCACTGCTTATCGTGCTGGGCGCGCGCCTTGAGCAAGATGCTGTCTCTGCGCGCTTTATTACGCGGCTGCAGCGAGCATTGAACTTGTACAGGCAGGCGCCACCCAGGCCAATAATGATCCTGGGCGGTATCACAAGCCATAACCTCTTCAGCGAAGCAGAACGTGGACACGAGTGGCTGGAGTCTGAAGGAGTCAGCAGCAATGATATCCAAATGGAGATGCGCTCACGAAATACCCTGGAAAATCTGAAACATGCACGCGACCTGATAGATCAAAGCCAGCGGGTTCCCGTTTTCATCACAAGCCGTTTCCATCTGGCCAGATGCGCAGCCATGGCCAATGGTCTGGGGCTGCCACACCAGCTCTGCGCGGCGGAGGAGAAGCTGGTATTCAGACCCTCACTCATTTTTTTATGTCTGATGGAGGCCTTCTATCTACATTGGTACCAGGTGGGGAAATTCTGGTCCAGATTGACCCAAAACAGAAAAAGCCTGGAGCGGATCAGCTGA
- a CDS encoding acyl-CoA synthetase yields MNHLPLTTPADPERIVVWCNNEPRSLSRLLMDARTLDGQLPDRSCLINLCENRYRFLVGLIAGILKGQKIVLPPGRANEDLKRLQQRYESIYCLTDTNTRQGDIEIHRYVDPVCSNPIEQAIPVVPSAKPLIELFTSGSTGKATPHQKSWGTLWEGARLTGERLGLDHLTQAAVLATVPPQHMFGLEASILLPLRWGLSASSEQPLFAADIVASLEKLPAPRILITTPLHLRNCVEEGIKLPQTAFILSATSTLSPTLAARAEILFDTQVLEIYGSTETGAIATRRPALESDWSLLPGITLNQETKAWWVTATHLPKSILLSDRLKKTSEHCFLLLGRDSDMVKIAGKRASLEDLNLRLQSLDGVEDGVFFLPDQRSASVPRLTAFVVSNSLDEQEIALALREQLDPAFLPRPLFKVDRLPRNATGKLPQSTLVTLFKQCGTKQ; encoded by the coding sequence TTGAACCACCTGCCTCTGACAACTCCAGCCGATCCGGAAAGAATCGTCGTCTGGTGTAACAATGAACCCCGCAGCCTGTCTCGACTGCTGATGGATGCAAGAACCCTGGACGGGCAGTTGCCGGATCGATCCTGCCTGATCAACCTCTGCGAAAACCGCTACCGATTTCTCGTTGGTCTGATTGCCGGCATTCTGAAGGGACAGAAAATCGTGCTGCCGCCAGGACGGGCAAATGAAGATCTCAAACGCCTGCAGCAGCGTTACGAATCGATCTATTGCCTGACCGACACAAATACACGGCAGGGTGACATAGAGATTCACCGCTACGTCGATCCCGTCTGTAGTAACCCGATTGAACAAGCGATACCCGTGGTACCCTCAGCCAAACCGCTCATTGAACTCTTCACATCCGGCAGCACCGGCAAAGCCACGCCCCACCAAAAAAGCTGGGGCACCCTCTGGGAAGGCGCCCGGCTGACCGGTGAACGGCTGGGTCTCGACCATCTGACCCAGGCGGCAGTACTCGCCACCGTCCCACCGCAGCATATGTTCGGACTGGAGGCATCCATCCTGCTGCCGCTGCGGTGGGGGCTTTCAGCCTCATCCGAACAGCCACTGTTTGCCGCTGACATCGTTGCATCGCTGGAAAAACTGCCAGCACCACGCATCCTCATCACCACCCCACTCCATCTGCGTAACTGTGTCGAGGAAGGGATCAAGTTACCGCAAACCGCCTTCATTCTGTCGGCCACATCAACCCTCTCCCCTACACTGGCAGCCCGGGCTGAGATACTGTTCGATACCCAGGTGCTCGAAATCTACGGTTCCACTGAAACCGGCGCAATCGCCACCCGCCGGCCAGCTCTGGAATCGGACTGGTCACTGTTACCGGGCATAACCCTGAATCAGGAAACGAAAGCGTGGTGGGTAACAGCCACCCATCTCCCGAAATCGATACTGCTCAGCGACCGGCTGAAAAAAACGTCGGAACACTGCTTTCTTCTGCTTGGCCGGGATAGCGACATGGTAAAAATCGCAGGCAAACGTGCTTCCCTTGAGGATCTCAACCTGCGGCTTCAATCTCTCGATGGTGTAGAGGATGGCGTCTTTTTCCTTCCCGACCAGAGATCAGCTTCGGTTCCCCGGCTCACCGCTTTTGTTGTCTCAAATAGTTTGGACGAGCAGGAGATTGCCCTGGCGTTGCGTGAACAGCTTGACCCGGCGTTCCTGCCCCGCCCGCTGTTTAAAGTCGACCGATTGCCGAGAAACGCAACCGGCAAACTCCCTCAGAGTACATTGGTTACCCTGTTCAAACAATGCGGGACAAAGCA
- a CDS encoding acyl carrier protein (Involved in the biosynthetic pathways of fatty acids, phospholipids, lipopolysaccharides, and oligosaccharides) → MENEVATLIIDTLNLRVDPSSIDPQAPLFNEGLGLDSIDALELAMSISKKYGFQLRSNDENNTNIFASLSSLSKHIESCRTT, encoded by the coding sequence CTGGAAAACGAAGTCGCCACGCTGATTATCGATACCCTCAACCTGAGGGTCGACCCTTCATCCATCGACCCCCAGGCTCCCCTGTTCAACGAAGGACTCGGGCTGGACTCTATCGATGCGCTTGAACTCGCCATGTCGATCTCGAAAAAATACGGCTTTCAACTCCGTTCCAATGACGAGAACAACACCAACATCTTTGCCTCACTCAGTTCCCTGAGCAAACACATCGAATCCTGCCGCACGACGTGA
- a CDS encoding M1 family peptidase: MNNTTNNRLLRFILPMILLLASHTLLAQPVVDHRIEVSIDPETGSLTVKDTVTLPDNGNTGFTLHAGLKARILTPGVQLSQTSRANREIPLQGYRVSLPQGVKQFTLEYTGKIKHGFTTTHESTGRSRQRLAGTISSEGVFLDAGVAWYPRFSGSLKTFSLSVDLPDGWLVVSQGSGPVKAQDSKTTVWSANLPQDDIYLIAAPFHFYSKQQGNTEAQVFLRQKDPNLAERYLQATSRYLTLYEKLIGPYPYAKFALVENFWETGYGMPSFTLLGSRVIRLPFIIYTSYPHEILHNWWGNGVYVDYAHGNWSEGLTSYLADHLLKEQRGQGMAYRRSALQRYGDFVRDSNDFPLTAFRSRHTSASQSVGYDKALMMFHMLRRKLGDEQFVQGLRSFYRDNQFKQAGYAELRSAFEQVSGSDLRAFFQQWTERKGAPRLELSELKVAAQADGYRLSGKLRQTQAAAPFELDIPIIIYLADAPPLRMILPMREHSLDLNFTLAGKPLRLEIDPWLDLFRELHPDEVPPVFSKLFGAEQLLIVLPADAREPLLEGYGQLANQWASGNNNIEIRLDKDLSQLPEDRQIWLMGRENQFLEILNKTLNNKDYYFSDETVSIKHKTFPRSAHSFALAGRSESGNTIAWLTSDDPASLPGLARKLPHYGKYSYLVFEGERPDNRAKGQWDASRSPLQRQFHSGPVDRITPPASLLDALDNLPHPSAEVTESTLQKLKM, encoded by the coding sequence ATGAACAATACGACCAACAATCGCCTATTACGTTTCATCCTGCCGATGATCTTACTACTGGCCTCCCACACCCTCTTGGCGCAGCCTGTAGTCGATCACCGGATCGAGGTGAGCATTGATCCCGAGACAGGGAGTCTCACCGTCAAGGATACCGTCACCCTGCCAGACAACGGCAATACCGGGTTCACCCTTCATGCGGGACTCAAGGCACGCATTCTAACCCCCGGCGTGCAACTCTCCCAAACGAGTCGCGCAAACCGGGAGATTCCGCTGCAAGGCTATCGCGTCAGCCTGCCCCAAGGCGTGAAACAATTCACCCTGGAGTATACAGGGAAGATCAAACACGGCTTCACCACCACCCACGAAAGTACCGGCCGCAGCCGACAGAGACTCGCAGGTACCATCTCATCCGAGGGAGTATTTCTCGATGCCGGCGTTGCCTGGTACCCCCGGTTCAGCGGCTCCCTGAAAACCTTTTCGCTCAGTGTCGATCTGCCCGACGGCTGGCTGGTGGTCAGTCAGGGCAGTGGCCCCGTAAAAGCGCAGGACAGCAAGACAACCGTTTGGTCCGCCAATCTGCCCCAGGACGACATCTACCTCATCGCTGCACCTTTCCACTTCTACTCGAAACAACAGGGAAACACCGAAGCACAGGTTTTTCTGCGCCAGAAGGATCCAAACCTGGCGGAGCGGTACCTGCAGGCCACCAGCCGCTATCTGACACTCTATGAAAAACTGATCGGCCCCTACCCCTACGCCAAGTTCGCACTGGTGGAGAACTTCTGGGAGACCGGCTACGGCATGCCTTCATTCACCCTTCTGGGCTCACGGGTGATCCGACTGCCTTTCATCATATACACCTCCTATCCTCACGAGATTCTGCACAACTGGTGGGGCAACGGTGTCTATGTCGATTATGCGCACGGCAACTGGAGCGAAGGGCTGACCAGCTATCTGGCGGATCACCTTCTGAAAGAGCAGCGGGGCCAGGGGATGGCGTACCGGCGTTCCGCCCTGCAGCGCTATGGGGATTTCGTCCGCGACAGCAACGACTTTCCCCTCACCGCCTTCCGCAGCCGCCACACCAGCGCCAGCCAATCGGTAGGTTATGATAAGGCATTGATGATGTTTCACATGCTGCGCCGCAAACTCGGTGACGAGCAGTTCGTCCAGGGGCTGCGTAGCTTCTATCGCGACAACCAGTTTAAGCAGGCCGGTTACGCTGAACTGCGCAGCGCGTTCGAGCAGGTTAGTGGCAGCGACCTGAGAGCCTTTTTCCAACAATGGACGGAGCGAAAGGGAGCGCCAAGACTGGAGCTCAGCGAACTCAAAGTGGCAGCACAAGCCGATGGTTACCGGCTATCCGGCAAGCTACGTCAGACTCAGGCGGCAGCCCCCTTTGAACTCGACATCCCCATTATCATCTATCTGGCAGATGCACCCCCGTTACGAATGATCCTGCCGATGCGAGAACATTCATTGGACCTCAATTTCACCCTGGCGGGAAAACCCCTGCGTCTCGAAATCGATCCCTGGCTCGACCTCTTTCGTGAACTGCACCCGGACGAGGTTCCCCCAGTCTTCAGCAAACTGTTCGGCGCGGAGCAGTTGCTCATCGTACTCCCGGCAGATGCCCGGGAACCACTGCTTGAAGGTTACGGGCAACTCGCAAACCAGTGGGCATCCGGCAACAACAATATAGAAATCAGACTTGACAAAGACTTGAGCCAGCTACCGGAAGATCGACAGATCTGGCTGATGGGCAGGGAGAACCAATTTCTGGAAATATTAAATAAGACATTGAATAACAAGGATTATTACTTTTCAGATGAGACTGTTTCTATAAAACATAAAACCTTTCCCCGATCTGCTCACAGCTTTGCCCTTGCCGGACGATCCGAATCAGGAAACACCATCGCCTGGTTGACCAGCGACGACCCGGCAAGTCTGCCGGGACTGGCGCGCAAACTGCCCCATTATGGAAAGTACAGCTACTTGGTGTTCGAAGGAGAGCGACCCGATAACCGCGCCAAAGGCCAGTGGGATGCGAGCCGATCTCCGCTGCAACGACAGTTCCACAGCGGACCCGTTGATCGTATCACCCCTCCTGCATCCTTATTGGATGCCCTGGACAATCTACCGCACCCGAGTGCCGAAGTGACCGAGTCAACCTTGCAAAAATTGAAGATGTAA
- a CDS encoding redoxin domain-containing protein, which translates to MNRQKWVTLLGAVLITAAASSFAGPDSATGSGAESKEKQAPSLPDYSYKGLDGEMHSLTEWNGKVVLLNFWASWCAPCLNEIKEFVRYQEQYGKQGLQIIGLGLDEARKLKNVARTLGINYPVLVAEPNSNRKLLAKWGNSSGLIPYTVFFDKSGRLSGAHKGVIDDQTFEQKILPMLEDPE; encoded by the coding sequence ATGAATAGACAGAAATGGGTCACTCTGCTGGGGGCGGTATTAATTACTGCGGCTGCCAGCAGTTTTGCCGGGCCAGATTCGGCGACGGGCAGTGGAGCGGAGTCAAAGGAAAAGCAGGCTCCCAGCCTGCCCGATTACAGTTATAAAGGGCTGGACGGGGAAATGCACTCACTAACCGAATGGAATGGGAAGGTTGTTTTGCTCAATTTCTGGGCCAGTTGGTGTGCGCCCTGTCTGAATGAAATCAAGGAGTTTGTTCGCTACCAGGAACAGTATGGAAAGCAAGGTTTGCAGATTATCGGCCTGGGTCTGGATGAGGCACGTAAGCTGAAGAATGTTGCGCGCACTCTTGGAATCAACTATCCAGTGCTGGTGGCGGAGCCTAACAGTAACCGCAAACTGCTTGCCAAGTGGGGTAACTCCAGCGGTTTGATTCCCTATACGGTTTTCTTCGACAAATCCGGAAGACTGTCTGGAGCACATAAGGGGGTCATTGATGACCAGACCTTTGAACAGAAAATCCTGCCTATGCTGGAAGACCCCGAATAG
- a CDS encoding ketosynthase, with translation MSVGTSHVRGLRPLVMMMTLSYPITLHLAIINGFLQLAVWILLAIAVAHSLLILNSSKRKLTDLFPPFVAALAVICLLLKVETALYLPPVLISTLLLYLFGRTLLPGQDPLITRIARKMGDNDLPHRRYTQVLTWVWTLFFAAILIESVLLALFATIEIWSLFTNFINYLLILVLFLLDYLVFRVIYFRRPPSLSAVRRILRERNLQRIVRD, from the coding sequence GTGAGCGTCGGCACCTCCCATGTCCGGGGCCTGCGGCCGCTCGTCATGATGATGACCCTCAGTTATCCAATAACGCTACACCTCGCTATTATCAATGGTTTTCTGCAACTGGCCGTCTGGATACTGTTGGCGATTGCAGTGGCACACTCTCTTCTTATATTGAATTCGTCGAAACGCAAACTGACCGACCTGTTCCCACCATTCGTTGCAGCACTGGCAGTCATCTGTCTGCTGTTGAAGGTCGAGACCGCCCTCTATCTGCCGCCGGTTCTAATCTCCACTCTACTGCTCTATCTTTTTGGCCGGACCCTGTTACCCGGACAGGACCCCCTCATCACCCGTATCGCCCGCAAAATGGGCGACAATGATCTGCCTCATCGCCGCTACACACAGGTACTTACCTGGGTCTGGACGCTTTTCTTTGCAGCTATTCTCATCGAGTCCGTACTACTGGCGCTGTTCGCGACCATTGAAATCTGGTCCCTCTTCACCAATTTCATCAACTACCTCTTGATCCTGGTATTATTCCTGCTGGATTATCTGGTCTTCCGGGTCATCTATTTCCGCCGACCACCCTCTCTCAGCGCGGTCAGACGCATACTGCGGGAGAGAAACCTGCAACGGATAGTGCGAGATTGA